One region of Armigeres subalbatus isolate Guangzhou_Male chromosome 3, GZ_Asu_2, whole genome shotgun sequence genomic DNA includes:
- the LOC134225741 gene encoding uncharacterized protein LOC134225741: MDNLPKESDALKIKKTDALLTILQMPMIKYMMRHFYRSPQLADADVGTFRKYVHKNDPFEMEPVTFDSPKSNVRSIAASKQAKVFYAQRNYPHALEKFNEAICWAEGTDSEHLALCYANRSVIYYDVKEYEFCLANIALAKKHNYPRKSLQKLLNREASCKQKIAKGLSQLALVCPSLAMDDKIRHPTRPFMADEIIQKELPGYGRGLVAERDFKVGEVILQEKAWLATNSAGSKYTNCNHCSVDNFRSLIPCPKCVSVMYCSEKCLNEGWKYSHRFECGISDKIHHMSHDKCRYLMGVRTFFYGLTLFKDDLDEMMKFCETNGRTGADPLNLDYTNLDPLEEFKIFHKTKRPIGLSSHDEILRLYAAVYHAVYCRNPRVRSIIKNDNHKDFMLRTILDYMRMIDFLVIHNRQRFSNHLFTIASVCNHSCDPNVISVIYYGLLKFIVIRPIPAGQQILISYGPLAIRIDSHEVRSRILSKFQFKCICDSCDAVKRRNKENAISSARPVPEDYIDKVNLVMKDKSASGEVKINTVKDCIQQLVASYPGKQYNNLVHNYQNMLEFTYFKGAQDALRSAAHKVVSDN, from the exons ATGGATAACCTTCCCAAAGAGTCGGACgccttaaaaatcaaaaaaacggACGCCCTCTTGACCATCCTCCAGATGCCCATGATCAAGTACATGATGCGGCACTTCTACCGGTCGCCGCAACTGGCGGACGCCGATGTGGGCACGTTCCGGAAGTACGTGCACAAAAACGATCCGTTCGAAATGGAACCGGTTACGTTTGACTCGCCCAAAAGCAATGTAAGGTCCATAGCGGCAAGTAAGCAGGCCAAAGTGTTCTACGCGCAAAGGAACTACCCCCACGCGCTGGAGAAATTCAACGAGGCCATTTGCTGGGCGGAGGGGACGGATTCGGAACATCTGGCGCTCTGTTACGCAAATCG ATCGGTAATTTACTACGACGTCAAAGAGTACGAATTCTGTTTGGCCAATATTGCCCTCGCTAAGAAGCACAACTATCCACGGAAAAGTTTGCAGAAGTTGCTCAACAGGGAAGCGTCATGCAAGCAAAAAATTGCGAAAGGACTTTCCCAGTTGGCATTGGTGTGCCCTTCGCTAGCCATGGATGATAAG ATTCGTCATCCAACGCGACCTTTCATGGCTGatgaaattattcagaaagaacTGCCTGGCTATGGTCGAGGTTTGGTAGCCGAGCGTGACTTCAAGGTTGGCGAGGTAATCCTGCAGGAGAAAGCCTGGCTGGCCACGAACAGTGCCGGATCCAAATACACCAACTGTAACCACTGCTCGGTGGACAACTTCCGGAGTTTGATTCCGTGCCCGAAATGTGTATCGGTCATGTACTGCAGCGAGAAGTGCCTGAACGAGGGTTGGAAGTATAGCCATCGGTTCGAGTGCGGAATCAGCGACAAAATACATCACATGTCTCACGACAAATGCCGATATCTGATGGGGGTGAGGACATTCTTCTACGGATTGACTCTGTTCAAGGATGATCTGGATGAAATGATGAAATTCTGCGAAACTAACGGCCGAACGGGAGCCGATCCGCTAAATTTGGACTACACCAACCTTGATCcgctggaggaattcaaaattttccacaaaaccaaaCGTCCGATTGGTTTATCTTCGCACGATGAAATATTGCGCCTCTATGCAGCCGTTTATCACGCGGTCTACTGCAGGAACCCACGAGTTCGGTCAATCATCAAAAACGACAATCACAAAGACTTCATGCTTCGCACCATCTTGGACTATATGCGCATGATCGATTTTTTGGTCATTCACAACCGTCAACGCTTCAGCAACCATCTCTTCACGATCGCATCGGTTTGCAATCACTCGTGCGATCCTAACGTGATTTCCGTCATCTACTACGGTCTACTGAAGTTCATCGTCATTCGTCCAATACCGGCCGGTCAGCAGATTCTGATATCCTACGGACCCTTAGCCATTCGCATAGATTCGCATGAAGTACGAAGTCGCATACTATCGAAATTTCAGTTCAAGTGCATTTGCGACTCGTGTGATGCGGTCAAGCGACGCAACAAGGAGAATGCCATCAGTAGCGCCCGACCCGTTCCCGAAGACTACATTGACAAGGTGAACCTGGTGATGAAGGATAAAAGTGCCTCCGGTGAGGTGAAGATTAACACCGTGAAGGATTGCATCCAACAGCTCGTGGCCAGCTACCCGGGGAAGCAGTACAACAACCTGGTGCACAACTATCAAAACATGCTGGAATTTACGTACTTCAAGGGAGCGCAGGATGCGCTGCGTAGTGCGGCTCACAAAGTTGTTTCGGATAACTAG